One genomic window of Methanosarcina acetivorans C2A includes the following:
- a CDS encoding SLC13 family permease — MSSLALPTLINLALAYAVLRFFFSREFGKPSLVHSEVVIFDPELAEISKKALSLLLALIACSILLVEFLPSRDFSLSWIALLSASPLLLSKRRTEVVKNIDWTTLVFFVSMFVLMESVWISGTCQELLGRMSPQLGSVLMILALSIGLSQLISNVPFVALYLPAMGTGVSQGQLMALAAGSTIAGNLLILGVASNVIILQNAEKEGETFFYQIRQN; from the coding sequence TTGAGCTCACTTGCTCTGCCTACTCTTATAAACCTTGCACTTGCTTACGCAGTACTCAGGTTTTTTTTCAGCCGGGAATTCGGAAAACCTTCCCTGGTCCATTCTGAAGTGGTCATTTTCGATCCCGAACTTGCCGAAATCTCAAAAAAAGCTCTTTCCCTCCTGCTGGCTCTTATTGCCTGTAGTATCCTGCTTGTGGAATTTTTGCCTTCCCGGGATTTCAGTTTGAGCTGGATTGCCCTTCTTTCAGCTTCTCCATTGCTGCTCAGTAAAAGGCGAACCGAAGTTGTAAAGAACATTGACTGGACAACTCTGGTCTTCTTTGTTTCGATGTTCGTGCTTATGGAAAGTGTTTGGATTTCCGGAACCTGCCAGGAACTTCTCGGCAGAATGTCCCCGCAATTAGGCTCGGTTCTTATGATCCTGGCTCTCAGCATAGGACTCAGCCAGCTTATTTCTAATGTACCCTTTGTTGCGCTCTATCTTCCTGCAATGGGAACCGGGGTCTCTCAGGGGCAGCTGATGGCACTTGCCGCTGGAAGTACAATTGCGGGGAATCTTCTAATCCTGGGCGTTGCAAGCAATGTTATAATTCTTCAGAATGCTGAGAAAGAAGGTGAAACATTTTTTTATCAAATTCGCCAGAATTAG
- a CDS encoding methylcobamide--CoM methyltransferase, producing the protein MEAEMTSRERFINALEGKGVDRVPYGYLWFGAGHEVLERMGTSLRDAYGSAEGIAKAQILAREMYHHDNVMSPWGCLLVEAEALGTKVTIKENAYPAVEKYALKSAAEHELINPDNIERSGRVKTIAGSVEILLKEIGDEALIIGATMSPLMLASQVMGGSRLCIDMLKDRDSFHSLLEKLTESCILFADTLLEAGADGIFVENGESTGDLFSPQMAEEFMLPYTKELYDHIKAEGGYVISHNCAAHAFYDLEMKLEPHALNFSFGDVRLLGKKYGVECKKLHNHNNIGCGPRHCFKEFKEFSDAGICLMGNIIPDAPLTGSRAEIEHEVKSCLSAAPEKGFILATGCEIPLNTPLEKMEMLWDAVKAGI; encoded by the coding sequence ATGGAAGCGGAAATGACCTCAAGGGAGCGTTTTATTAACGCACTCGAAGGAAAAGGTGTTGACAGAGTCCCATACGGCTACCTGTGGTTCGGGGCCGGGCATGAGGTACTGGAGCGGATGGGCACAAGCCTCAGGGATGCTTACGGTTCTGCAGAGGGAATTGCAAAGGCGCAGATCCTTGCCCGGGAGATGTACCACCACGACAATGTGATGTCTCCCTGGGGCTGCCTTCTGGTGGAAGCCGAGGCACTCGGGACGAAGGTAACTATAAAGGAAAATGCCTATCCTGCGGTTGAGAAATATGCTCTCAAATCCGCAGCCGAGCATGAACTGATAAACCCCGATAATATCGAGAGGTCCGGGAGAGTGAAGACCATTGCCGGATCGGTTGAAATTCTCTTGAAGGAAATCGGGGATGAGGCACTTATCATTGGGGCAACCATGTCTCCCCTGATGCTCGCATCTCAGGTCATGGGTGGGAGCAGGCTCTGCATTGACATGCTGAAGGACAGGGACAGTTTCCATTCCCTGCTGGAAAAACTCACTGAAAGCTGCATCCTTTTTGCCGATACCCTGCTTGAAGCCGGAGCAGACGGTATTTTTGTTGAAAACGGGGAGAGTACAGGGGATCTTTTCAGTCCTCAAATGGCTGAAGAATTCATGCTGCCCTATACGAAGGAACTCTATGACCATATCAAAGCCGAAGGAGGATACGTAATATCCCATAACTGCGCAGCTCATGCCTTTTATGACCTTGAAATGAAACTTGAACCCCATGCCCTTAACTTTTCCTTCGGGGATGTCAGGCTGCTCGGCAAGAAGTACGGGGTCGAATGTAAAAAGCTCCATAACCACAACAACATCGGGTGCGGGCCGAGGCACTGCTTCAAGGAGTTTAAGGAATTCTCCGATGCCGGTATCTGCCTTATGGGAAACATTATCCCGGATGCCCCTCTCACCGGTTCAAGGGCTGAGATCGAGCACGAAGTAAAAAGCTGCCTCTCCGCAGCCCCGGAAAAAGGTTTTATCCTTGCTACAGGCTGTGAAATCCCTCTGAACACGCCGCTTGAAAAGATGGAAATGCTCTGGGATGCGGTAAAAGCCGGGATTTGA
- a CDS encoding methyltransferase domain-containing protein, with protein MTQNTTDSNPRRKRAKGTVQTKTLGPVDDLEPHVRSDWWQTLFNSLYLKTDADLLDDMEVTRKEADLLVSILGLDPEDMVLDLCCGQGRHVLELARRGFSNVEGYDRSQYLIRKARTRAQKENLQVRFREGDARKLPYPSDTFSVVTILGNSFGYFDSTLHDRKVLEEVFRVLKSGGRVFIDAVDGDHMKKNFQPRSWEWLDRKYFVCRERALSSDGDRLICREVICRNDRGIIADQFYAERLYNRESLFELLTASGFSIPTFHTTFSPVSTGTQDAGMMGQRILLSATVEKAWPSLSSSLQNAESKKPLNVVVVLGDPRKEDQVKPACVFDDDDLETVNRMKQALSEIPYMKFTFLDRHETLLEDLKKRAGKTDLVLNLCDEGFNNDPIKELHVPALLEQFNIPYTGAGPQCLSFCYDKSLVRGAAREMRIPVAKGVLVTGDSDVSSFSLSFPLLVKPNSGDSSYGITQKSIVHSREEIFDIMKETREKIGADKPFLLEEFLPGKDISVGIIGNPPFCTVLPITEEDYSAVPEDLPRICGYEAKWLPDSPYWKIKSVPAGLPEKTEKEIVRCCLALFTRLGCRDYARFDWRLDAEGRPKLLEVNPNPGWCWDGHLAKMAAYANISYSGMLAAILEAAKKRCGIGTSVKIELQRKASERSPRKSPDEYAAEFEEEVEAKGPIESENDRKRNVFSGNSQTMQAL; from the coding sequence ATGACCCAGAATACTACCGATTCAAATCCCAGGCGCAAACGCGCTAAAGGTACCGTACAGACGAAAACCCTCGGTCCCGTTGATGACCTTGAACCTCATGTCCGATCCGACTGGTGGCAGACTCTTTTTAACTCACTTTACCTCAAGACCGATGCTGATCTTCTGGATGATATGGAAGTTACAAGGAAAGAGGCGGATCTTCTTGTCTCCATTCTCGGACTAGACCCTGAAGACATGGTTCTTGACCTTTGCTGCGGCCAGGGCAGGCATGTCCTGGAACTGGCAAGAAGGGGGTTTTCAAACGTTGAAGGCTATGACAGGTCCCAGTACCTTATCCGGAAAGCCCGAACAAGGGCTCAGAAGGAAAACCTGCAGGTCAGGTTCAGGGAAGGGGACGCCAGAAAACTGCCTTACCCATCTGATACTTTCTCTGTGGTAACCATCCTTGGAAACAGCTTCGGATATTTCGATTCCACTCTGCATGACCGAAAAGTGCTTGAGGAGGTTTTCAGAGTACTGAAGTCCGGGGGCAGGGTTTTTATTGATGCCGTAGATGGGGACCATATGAAAAAGAATTTCCAGCCAAGATCATGGGAATGGCTGGATAGGAAGTACTTCGTATGCAGGGAAAGAGCCCTTTCTTCTGATGGTGACCGCCTTATATGCAGGGAGGTTATATGTCGCAACGACCGGGGAATAATTGCGGATCAGTTTTATGCTGAGAGGCTGTACAACAGGGAAAGCCTTTTTGAGCTGCTTACCGCATCAGGTTTTAGCATCCCGACCTTTCACACAACCTTCAGCCCGGTATCAACAGGGACCCAGGATGCAGGAATGATGGGACAGAGAATCCTGCTTTCGGCAACTGTTGAGAAAGCCTGGCCGTCGCTATCTTCTTCTCTTCAGAATGCTGAGAGTAAAAAGCCCCTTAATGTTGTTGTGGTGCTCGGAGACCCGAGAAAGGAAGACCAGGTCAAGCCTGCGTGCGTATTTGACGATGACGATTTAGAAACCGTTAACAGGATGAAACAGGCACTTTCCGAGATTCCTTACATGAAATTCACTTTCCTGGACAGGCACGAGACCCTGCTCGAAGACCTCAAAAAGAGGGCAGGAAAAACTGACCTTGTACTCAACCTCTGCGATGAAGGTTTTAACAACGACCCCATAAAAGAGCTCCATGTTCCTGCCCTGCTTGAGCAGTTCAACATCCCTTATACGGGGGCGGGGCCTCAGTGCCTTTCTTTCTGCTATGATAAGTCTCTTGTAAGGGGAGCCGCCCGAGAAATGCGGATTCCTGTGGCAAAAGGAGTTCTCGTTACCGGGGATTCTGATGTTTCGAGTTTTTCCCTCTCTTTTCCCTTGCTGGTAAAACCCAACTCAGGAGACTCAAGTTACGGGATCACACAGAAAAGCATTGTCCACAGCAGGGAAGAAATATTCGATATTATGAAGGAGACGAGGGAAAAAATAGGGGCAGACAAGCCTTTCCTGCTGGAAGAGTTCCTTCCCGGGAAAGACATCAGTGTCGGAATCATCGGAAACCCGCCTTTCTGTACCGTGCTGCCTATCACGGAAGAAGACTATTCTGCAGTCCCTGAAGACCTCCCCAGGATCTGCGGGTACGAAGCCAAATGGCTCCCTGACTCTCCCTACTGGAAAATCAAATCAGTGCCGGCCGGCCTTCCTGAAAAGACCGAAAAGGAAATTGTGAGGTGCTGTCTTGCTCTCTTCACAAGGCTGGGCTGCCGTGACTATGCCCGCTTTGACTGGAGGCTTGACGCCGAAGGCAGGCCAAAACTGCTTGAAGTAAACCCGAACCCCGGCTGGTGCTGGGATGGGCACCTCGCAAAAATGGCAGCTTATGCGAATATTTCTTACTCCGGAATGCTGGCAGCTATTCTTGAAGCTGCAAAGAAAAGGTGTGGTATCGGAACGAGTGTAAAGATTGAGCTTCAAAGAAAAGCCTCTGAACGGTCCCCAAGGAAAAGCCCGGATGAATATGCTGCGGAATTCGAGGAGGAAGTCGAAGCTAAGGGTCCGATTGAATCCGAGAACGACAGAAAGAGAAATGTTTTTTCCGGCAATTCGCAAACAATGCAGGCTCTTTAA
- a CDS encoding type II toxin-antitoxin system HicB family antitoxin: MTIWFPFSATIREEENSYVSICPEADVICRGETVEEAVENLKKEVEKFLGEELPQGFSKIVYY; encoded by the coding sequence ATGACGATATGGTTTCCGTTCTCTGCAACCATCCGGGAGGAAGAGAATTCTTATGTTTCAATCTGCCCCGAAGCGGATGTAATCTGTAGAGGAGAAACTGTAGAAGAAGCCGTTGAAAACCTGAAAAAAGAGGTTGAAAAATTCCTGGGAGAAGAACTTCCCCAGGGCTTTTCGAAAATTGTGTATTACTGA
- a CDS encoding SLC13 family permease, producing the protein MGEALNRSGYLAWPGSRIVSRAKNTDQLTLLVIFSTGLLSAVLMNDTLAIMGTPLVLCFSRKYEVSPKLMIFALDFGITTGSVMSPIGNPQNLLIAIDGNLESPLWLF; encoded by the coding sequence GTGGGGGAAGCGCTTAACAGGAGCGGATATCTTGCCTGGCCTGGGAGCCGGATTGTTTCAAGGGCGAAGAATACGGATCAACTGACCCTGCTTGTGATATTTTCTACAGGGCTGCTCTCCGCAGTCCTCATGAATGACACCCTTGCTATTATGGGTACCCCGCTTGTTCTATGTTTTTCCCGGAAATACGAGGTCTCTCCCAAACTCATGATCTTTGCCCTGGATTTCGGAATAACCACTGGAAGCGTCATGAGCCCTATCGGAAACCCGCAGAACCTTCTGATCGCAATTGACGGAAATCTGGAATCTCCTTTGTGGCTTTTTTGA
- a CDS encoding flavodoxin family protein has protein sequence MKVLVIMGSPRKCNTYQAAKKIEEFMQPMGGVEFEYLMLKDAIFSQCRGCLVCFSEGEDHCPCKDDTPIIEQKMHAADGVIFATPVYGMNVSALMKTFIDRFSYIFHRPRFFYKKSLFSLLPELLSLRRFSITWNW, from the coding sequence ATGAAAGTTCTGGTTATCATGGGTAGCCCTCGAAAATGCAATACTTATCAGGCGGCAAAAAAGATAGAAGAGTTCATGCAGCCTATGGGTGGCGTTGAATTCGAGTATCTGATGCTCAAAGATGCAATTTTTTCCCAATGTCGTGGTTGCCTTGTCTGTTTTTCTGAAGGCGAGGATCATTGTCCATGTAAAGACGACACTCCTATTATTGAACAGAAAATGCATGCAGCTGACGGAGTAATCTTTGCTACGCCTGTATATGGCATGAATGTTTCTGCGCTCATGAAAACATTCATCGATCGTTTCTCATATATTTTTCATCGCCCGCGTTTCTTCTATAAAAAATCCCTCTTCTCTCTACTGCCGGAGTTATTATCCTTAAGGAGGTTCTCGATTACCTGGAACTGGTAG
- a CDS encoding alkaline phosphatase, producing the protein MESKETNILLTFSIIGLLLLGNVGSAVAVKGNLNNNADFNDSVNCKPVAGSEAKVKNVIVMVPDGCSQSVETLARWYSGEPLQLDEMLAGAVSTYSADSVITDSSSAATAFATGFKTTNGFVSVGPRNDTLLTTLDEESMVAPYSPLATVLEGSKLEGKATGLVATSRVTHATPAAFASHVDNRNNESEIMEQMVYEDIDVVFGGGSQYLLPKADGGKRTDGENLTEVLLGRGYQYVDNETEMLALSSGKAWGLFAGSHMQPDIDRAEFAPEEPSLCNMTEKAIELLSEDKDGFFLMVEGSQVDWAGHANDPIYEVTDFLAFDEAVKVAVDFAEADGHTLVIIFPDHNTGGMTIGSYYDSEYDDTSVEDVVNPLEGMNITAAGVANKIGEDLSSDNIKSQLKTWWGIDATDEDVDEILSLKNNGTSLDYAISEVISRNYTVIGWTTHGHCGEDVPLWAYGPDSPAGYMDNTEIAEYIADKLRFDLAETNEQLFVEVGNVFSADEYQLNTIDPENPVLKIGDAELPVNKNILVKGGVTHELEGIVVYAPATDKVYIPTEALSLINETKINGKLKYDSNGKSKYDRR; encoded by the coding sequence ATGGAAAGCAAGGAAACAAATATTTTGCTAACTTTTTCCATCATAGGGCTTCTGCTGCTTGGAAACGTCGGTTCTGCAGTAGCTGTGAAAGGCAATTTGAATAACAATGCCGATTTCAACGATTCCGTTAACTGCAAACCTGTTGCAGGGTCGGAAGCCAAAGTAAAAAACGTTATTGTCATGGTCCCCGACGGGTGCTCTCAGAGTGTAGAGACTCTTGCCAGGTGGTATAGCGGAGAACCCCTGCAGCTTGATGAAATGTTAGCAGGAGCGGTATCCACTTACAGCGCCGACTCGGTAATTACGGACTCTTCTTCTGCCGCAACGGCATTTGCTACCGGGTTCAAGACAACTAACGGTTTCGTAAGTGTTGGTCCCAGAAACGATACTCTTCTGACTACACTGGATGAGGAGTCAATGGTTGCACCTTACAGCCCGCTCGCAACAGTCCTTGAGGGCTCAAAACTAGAAGGCAAAGCTACCGGGCTTGTTGCGACCTCCAGGGTGACTCATGCAACACCTGCCGCTTTTGCATCCCACGTTGATAACAGGAACAATGAAAGCGAAATTATGGAACAGATGGTGTACGAAGACATCGATGTGGTCTTCGGCGGCGGTTCGCAGTACCTCCTCCCAAAAGCCGACGGCGGCAAGAGGACTGACGGGGAAAACCTTACTGAAGTCCTTCTCGGCAGAGGTTACCAGTACGTTGACAACGAGACCGAGATGCTCGCCCTGAGTTCCGGGAAGGCATGGGGGCTCTTCGCCGGCAGCCATATGCAGCCGGACATCGACCGCGCTGAGTTTGCCCCGGAGGAACCTTCTCTTTGCAATATGACTGAAAAAGCCATCGAACTTCTATCTGAGGACAAAGATGGCTTTTTCCTGATGGTGGAAGGCAGCCAGGTAGACTGGGCAGGGCATGCCAACGATCCGATTTACGAAGTAACCGATTTCCTGGCCTTTGACGAAGCTGTCAAAGTCGCGGTCGACTTCGCCGAAGCAGACGGGCACACCCTTGTTATTATATTCCCTGACCACAATACCGGCGGGATGACCATAGGGAGTTATTATGACTCGGAATATGATGATACTAGCGTAGAAGACGTGGTAAACCCTCTTGAAGGCATGAATATCACTGCGGCGGGAGTGGCTAATAAAATCGGAGAGGATCTTTCTTCCGATAACATCAAATCCCAGTTGAAAACCTGGTGGGGCATTGATGCCACAGATGAGGACGTAGACGAAATCCTTTCCCTCAAAAACAACGGGACCTCTCTTGACTACGCAATCAGCGAGGTCATTAGCCGGAATTACACCGTAATCGGCTGGACAACCCACGGGCACTGCGGAGAAGACGTCCCTCTCTGGGCTTATGGTCCCGATTCCCCTGCAGGGTACATGGATAATACCGAAATTGCTGAATATATTGCTGACAAACTTAGATTCGACCTGGCCGAGACAAATGAGCAACTCTTTGTTGAGGTTGGAAATGTATTCTCCGCAGATGAGTACCAGCTTAACACAATCGACCCTGAAAACCCTGTGCTCAAGATCGGAGATGCCGAACTTCCGGTAAACAAGAATATTCTTGTCAAGGGCGGCGTAACCCATGAGCTCGAGGGAATAGTTGTCTACGCTCCAGCAACTGATAAGGTCTATATTCCCACTGAAGCGCTTTCGCTGATAAATGAGACAAAAATTAATGGAAAATTAAAATATGACAGTAATGGAAAGTCAAAATATGACCGCAGGTAA
- a CDS encoding ABC transporter ATP-binding protein, whose protein sequence is MEKVLEIDNLTKRYGDLTAVDNVSLDIYEGDLIGLLGHNGAGKTTLLVMLAGLTMQTSGSIKICGKDIEKNMMDLKKNISFLPDNTVYYENLTAKQNLEYFSELADADKSKVPELLELVGMGKWADKKVGEFSKGMIQRIGFAQALVKDPKVIFLDEPTSGLDPKARIEMNMLLKSLNDRGIAIVISSHVLSEIKGICSKIAIMKQGKLAAYDTFENLCKQEKSNCILLETKNVEKTASILKSRKEISFFQQGSVFKITSDTDIRESLDSMMNENNVPVLTLEYEKEDLYDIFEKYYQVA, encoded by the coding sequence ATGGAGAAAGTTCTTGAGATCGACAATCTCACCAAGAGATATGGGGACCTGACGGCGGTGGACAACGTATCACTTGATATTTACGAAGGTGACCTGATCGGGCTTTTAGGCCATAACGGGGCAGGTAAAACAACGCTTCTTGTAATGCTTGCAGGGCTGACTATGCAGACCTCGGGAAGTATAAAAATTTGTGGTAAGGATATTGAAAAAAATATGATGGATTTAAAAAAGAATATAAGTTTTCTTCCGGACAACACTGTTTATTATGAAAATTTAACCGCAAAACAAAACCTCGAATATTTTTCTGAGCTTGCGGATGCCGATAAATCCAAAGTGCCGGAACTTCTTGAACTTGTCGGTATGGGCAAATGGGCAGATAAGAAGGTTGGTGAATTCTCCAAAGGAATGATACAAAGAATAGGTTTTGCACAGGCTCTTGTTAAAGACCCCAAAGTAATCTTTCTTGACGAGCCTACATCAGGGCTCGACCCCAAAGCCCGAATAGAGATGAACATGCTTTTAAAAAGCTTAAACGACAGGGGAATTGCAATAGTAATCTCTTCTCATGTTTTGTCCGAGATTAAAGGTATCTGCTCGAAAATTGCTATTATGAAGCAGGGGAAATTAGCAGCATATGACACATTTGAGAACCTTTGCAAGCAAGAAAAAAGTAATTGCATACTCCTTGAGACTAAAAACGTTGAAAAAACAGCATCAATTCTCAAATCAAGAAAAGAGATCTCATTTTTTCAACAGGGTAGTGTGTTTAAAATCACGTCTGATACAGACATCAGGGAATCTCTTGATTCTATGATGAATGAAAATAATGTTCCTGTTCTGACTCTTGAGTATGAGAAGGAAGATCTGTACGATATTTTTGAGAAATATTACCAGGTGGCTTAA
- a CDS encoding ABC transporter permease — translation MVNNKIAVIAKKEFFDSLKSKTFLIIFGIFLVLMLVSSITGINNYDKQLDRYQKLQADTQGLEENDVFTYFPEPKLTAVVFREMVSNIGIIGAIMAIILGYNTVSGEKERGNLKLLLSYPLYREDVINGKFLGKIGVLVLTLAITSILLIACALIMGVTLTGSDFVAVILFMIISMLYLITFLGISIFFSTVSENGTNSILYSFMFWVLSTMIITSFAGIVSDAMVPIDDAVFYGNTVTSDSFTVVVSEEESSFAKYQKKWKIQNTIESFLSPTQNYEQISSAILGDDPQGETDMFEILSGKISNIISMLVWAIVSLVATYLFFMRQDIR, via the coding sequence ATGGTAAATAATAAAATCGCTGTAATTGCAAAAAAGGAGTTTTTTGATAGTTTAAAGAGTAAAACATTCCTGATTATATTCGGAATATTTTTGGTGCTGATGCTGGTATCTTCTATTACGGGCATCAATAATTATGACAAACAACTTGACAGGTATCAAAAACTTCAGGCTGACACTCAGGGTCTCGAAGAAAACGATGTTTTCACTTATTTCCCCGAACCTAAGCTGACAGCAGTAGTATTTCGGGAAATGGTGTCAAATATAGGGATAATAGGGGCAATAATGGCGATAATCCTCGGATATAATACAGTTTCAGGAGAAAAAGAAAGAGGTAACTTGAAATTACTTTTGTCCTATCCTCTGTACCGGGAAGATGTTATTAACGGTAAATTTCTTGGGAAGATTGGGGTATTAGTATTAACACTTGCCATCACATCCATACTTTTAATCGCCTGCGCACTAATTATGGGAGTGACCTTAACCGGATCTGACTTTGTTGCTGTAATCTTATTTATGATAATATCAATGCTCTATCTCATTACTTTTTTAGGAATAAGCATATTCTTCTCAACTGTTTCTGAAAACGGAACAAACTCTATACTTTACTCATTCATGTTCTGGGTCTTAAGTACAATGATAATAACTTCCTTTGCAGGCATAGTTTCAGATGCAATGGTTCCAATAGACGATGCGGTGTTTTACGGTAACACAGTTACTTCCGATTCTTTCACCGTTGTAGTTAGCGAAGAAGAAAGCTCATTTGCTAAATATCAAAAAAAATGGAAGATCCAAAATACGATAGAATCTTTCCTATCACCGACTCAAAATTATGAACAGATTTCCAGCGCCATTTTAGGAGACGATCCCCAGGGTGAAACCGATATGTTCGAAATTCTATCGGGCAAGATAAGCAATATTATCTCAATGCTTGTGTGGGCGATAGTTTCGCTTGTAGCAACATATCTGTTTTTCATGAGACAGGATATCAGATGA
- a CDS encoding helix-turn-helix transcriptional regulator, with product MNKKELAYAIILAASLFSLSLLLFSQGITSLSVSLSDEQPFAVAVPKMFTMNKVIIMLVLTSMGTYSLTMLTTSMEVAQKITTPEVTETVIGNQISLYHDEDYANKVDSNRVDYNKVNCNNAVGNDIAQEEIETPEESELDFEKAVSLTYKADKFPFHETGQFSFNKAEHKRKIASDLLEGDEKKIYLIVYEKKQILQSELVLESGLSKVKVSRLLQKLENKSLLIRKPYGNTNKVIIIE from the coding sequence GTGAATAAGAAAGAACTGGCATATGCAATAATTCTTGCAGCTTCATTGTTTTCTCTATCTTTACTTCTTTTTTCCCAGGGAATCACAAGTCTTTCTGTTTCTCTGAGCGATGAACAGCCTTTTGCCGTTGCTGTCCCAAAAATGTTCACGATGAATAAAGTAATTATTATGCTTGTTCTAACTTCTATGGGAACTTATAGCCTGACCATGCTCACTACAAGCATGGAAGTAGCTCAAAAAATAACAACCCCGGAAGTTACAGAAACAGTAATCGGAAACCAAATTTCACTTTATCATGATGAAGATTATGCAAATAAAGTAGACTCTAACAGAGTAGACTATAACAAAGTGAACTGTAACAATGCAGTTGGTAATGATATTGCTCAAGAAGAAATTGAAACTCCTGAAGAATCAGAACTTGACTTTGAAAAGGCAGTATCATTGACATATAAAGCTGATAAATTTCCATTTCATGAAACCGGCCAGTTCTCGTTCAATAAAGCCGAACACAAAAGGAAAATTGCGTCTGACCTTCTTGAAGGAGATGAAAAAAAAATATATTTAATCGTTTACGAAAAAAAACAGATACTGCAAAGCGAACTTGTACTTGAGTCCGGTCTTTCAAAAGTAAAGGTAAGCAGATTGTTACAAAAACTGGAAAACAAATCGCTCCTTATAAGAAAACCTTATGGTAATACTAATAAGGTAATAATTATTGAATAA
- a CDS encoding OBG GTPase family GTP-binding protein: MSSIQEQIQEVEDEIRKTQYNKATSHHIGRLKAKIARMRDEIEKKASSKGGGEGYSVKKSGDGTVTLVGFPSVGKSTLLNKVTGAKSEVGAYEFTTLTVVPGVLEHKGATIQFLDVPGLVKGASSGRGRGKEVISVIRNSDMVIFLLDVFQPKHYEVLMDELYQAGIRVDEVPPDVTIKRKDRGGIEINSTIDLDLDEETIKAVLDEYKIHNAHVLIRENITVDQLIDVVLGNRSYVRSLTVVNKVDLAYPQLIEECRKLYPKSIFISAHEGINIENLKDSIYDCLGFIRVYLKPQGQPADMEEPLIVMSGTNIGQICDRLHRDFRRKFRYAQVWGPSAKHPGQRVGLEHIMEDEDILMIIIQK; encoded by the coding sequence ATGAGCAGCATACAGGAGCAAATACAGGAAGTAGAAGACGAAATCCGAAAGACCCAGTACAACAAGGCAACTTCTCACCATATAGGTAGGCTGAAAGCCAAGATAGCCCGTATGCGGGACGAAATTGAGAAGAAAGCCTCTTCAAAGGGTGGAGGAGAAGGGTACTCGGTCAAGAAATCGGGAGACGGTACCGTAACTCTCGTGGGCTTCCCCTCGGTAGGGAAATCTACCCTTCTGAATAAGGTTACGGGAGCAAAATCAGAGGTAGGAGCATACGAATTCACCACCCTTACCGTCGTGCCTGGCGTGCTTGAACACAAAGGCGCAACCATCCAGTTCCTCGACGTTCCAGGACTTGTAAAAGGCGCATCGTCCGGGCGCGGCCGCGGGAAAGAAGTAATTTCGGTCATAAGAAACTCCGACATGGTTATCTTTTTGCTCGATGTTTTCCAGCCCAAGCACTATGAAGTGCTCATGGACGAACTTTATCAGGCAGGAATCCGGGTGGATGAGGTGCCCCCTGACGTCACCATCAAGAGAAAGGACAGGGGAGGAATCGAGATAAACTCGACAATCGACCTTGACCTCGATGAAGAAACCATAAAAGCCGTGCTGGACGAATACAAAATCCACAATGCCCATGTCCTTATAAGGGAAAATATCACTGTGGACCAGCTTATCGATGTAGTCCTGGGCAACAGAAGTTATGTCCGCTCCCTGACAGTGGTCAACAAAGTAGACCTTGCCTACCCTCAACTGATAGAAGAATGCCGGAAATTGTATCCCAAGTCGATTTTTATCTCGGCTCATGAAGGCATTAATATCGAGAATCTCAAGGACTCAATCTACGACTGCCTGGGTTTTATCCGGGTCTACCTCAAACCTCAGGGACAACCCGCAGATATGGAAGAGCCTCTTATAGTAATGAGCGGGACAAACATAGGCCAGATTTGCGACCGCCTGCACCGTGATTTCCGCAGGAAGTTCCGTTATGCTCAGGTCTGGGGCCCGTCTGCAAAACACCCCGGGCAGAGAGTAGGACTTGAGCATATCATGGAGGATGAAGACATCCTTATGATAATTATCCAGAAATAA